The genomic stretch GAATCTctgaaagaaaatgatgaagACAGTCAATCCGAGGTCGAGGGCGCTGCGTCTCAGTTTCAAGACGATGAAACCGAAGAGACATTACAGGGTGATAAGAGTGATGTTTTGCCTAAATTGGATAACACTGGCTCAGATCTGTCAGGAAACAATGTTCAACCGAGTCCTGACCTGGTCGATGACTCATTAGGAATAGCAGGGGACATCCTGGACAGCTCTATTCGAGGCTCGGCGATtgcagacaatgatatcgaGGGTACAGACCTCCCTGAGGAATCTGATGATGTCACTGAACATATCGCCTCAAATCATACCAACCAGGAAGCCGAAGAGTTACCCTttgaggacgacgaagactATCTGGATCTGGGGATCGCAGAAGATCTTGGTGTTGCCGAGGCACTTGGCACACAATCACCCGGCCCAGCATCTACTAAACGACACCGCGAGCCGGAAGATGAGTTTGAGCTGGCCGAGAGTCCTACTCCGGACGCTAAACGTTCCAGATCATCATGATCTCCAGTGAGAATAGTTTCTTACTTTCCCCTAGTCCAGACCTCTACTCTGGGCTATATGGGCTGTTAGATTTGTCTAACCAGCCACTGCACCTTTCGGTTCATACTGGTTACAGTATTGTTTCCGTCGGGTACCACTAGTAATTATGACATAACTACTAACGAAACTATCCGGCGCATCAAGTCTCACAAACACTTCACTGAACCAGGTATGTATCACCCTCATAACCCTGTCATTCTCTCGAGGTATGCTCTCCGACGTATACCTTCAACCTTCTCGACATGCGAACATGGCTCGTAAGTTCAGGTTTGTACACATTATTTCGACTTGAGATTACATTGATCTCCGCCTTCCTTGCATCTCAACCCCCTTTCGTTGCATTGCTTGTGACTTCTGGCTCGAATGAAACCATTCACGGTTTCGGCGTTATACGGCGTGTAAGGTTTTCTAATACCAAAAGCGCTATACCAGATAGCAGTTCAGCACCGGCGCCGTGGGTTATTCACCCTTTGGGCGTTTACCTCTCAAACGGTGCAAAATGATATCTTAGTTTTTGTCTTGATCACGGCGTTTCATTTGAGGATTTTGCAGTTGCTATTTTTGTATTCACTGAAGGGTTCGGTATTCGAGACTATATGAGGAGGATGGACATTTGTGAAGGGAGTTCGTACGTCGGGGAGTCCCGGGCAgccgtacggagtaaagaaaTCATGCAGGTATCAATGTTGATTGACTGCTATAGCCTGTCCGTAATACTTCTCTCCATAGTCTGACCTCCTGTCCAACTACCTTAGAATTTGATGTTCGATGCAAGGGTTTATCTTGAAGGAGACAGCTACTATACTATATGCGTATGGGTGCTAATAGCAAGTCACGTGCCTCCGTGTACGAATAAGGAAGTCTTCCATCGGAGCAGATTGATTTTAGGTTACAGTAGTCCAGGGACAATGCATAGAGTTAAAGCATCTCATAGCCTGGACGACCTTTAAAGTGAGGGGTGGCTGGCGATAGAATTTTGGAAGGAGGCAGGGGGAGGCTATATTGTATTGATTCTGAATTTCTGAATATAGGATACCTACTAGTAATTTCCAGAGGGGTTGGGAGTGGATACCTCGGCAGTTAAATTAAGACCTCGTGCCAGGCTCTTGCGATAACAGGGATTTTCCAACGTTGAACAGAAGAATTGGAAGAGGATAACGAGGACAACAAGGGTAACATACCATATCACATGATACTTACAGTAACCTGTCAAGTATCTTGTGTAATATACTGGTAACAGTACTAAccattgtacggagtagcgCCGGGAAACAGATTGGAGAGTCAGTAAGCCCAAATTAATTAATCATTCTACTCCGTTGACAACAGGAGGCTCCCCAAGATGTGAAACGCCGATCAGACACACAGGAACGGTTCAACAAGGAGCACCAAGGGGCTTGCGCGTTGGGCGCTGGATATTGATTGGGTGGCGGGTTGTGGCCACCTATGCCCTTCATTACAGAACCTAGGTTGGGTATGACCATTCCAAGGTGGTAGTGgacatccatacatacaaacaTACGGGACATGTATTGAGTCTACTCTTTTAGTATTCCTACAGTATGTGAAGCTCAGCACATTCAGTAGACTTCATGATGTTATACAGCAAAACAAATTATGTACATAGTATAGGTATTCTTCTTACTCTATGGCAGTCACAACAATATCCTACTCCATAGTAGTACGCAAGGTTGGTACTCTATTATTAGTATGGTGGCGCGGAGAGGTAACTACTAATTGGGTAGGGTTGAGTGTTGTATTGGTTTCGATTCTCTGCAACTGTTGACCCTCTGGGTTGGCTTGTATAGATTTTAATGTTCCGAGAGCACAAGGATAAGGAATCAAGATCTCACTCTTTGACGCTTGTAATgttatttattattattattagtacttttttttttttccagctcttctccaaagcaGACTGTGGGCTTTACTCATCGCCTCCAACCACTTACGCGTCCAAAAAACAGTCCGGTTCCGTCTgctgggaagggaaaaactCCCCCCACCGCACGAGCGCAGGCAGCCAAGCCAACCTCAGGCCAGCCTCTAGAACCGATCAGGGAAGGCCGACAAGTAAGCTCTCTTTCAATCGCAGGAGTTCTCGACCAACGACTCTTTAGAAAGTCATTAAATCCAACATACCTTCAAATAACTTGTGGCAAACCCCCtctattcctttttttacGCCGGAAGTATTGCAGTGTTGCTGttattcttcatcctcctggATAGAGACGTTCATTGTTGGTGCGCCCCGGATGCTTGGCTAGTCGACCGAGAGCCAACAACGAcccaattcctcttccccatTTCATTCTATTTACGAAGGCGACTGCTAGCATTGGAGTACATACACCAGGGGGAGCCTTTAGCTCCTAAGATACGTCAATATGCTCTCCGATAAGTATGCATTATATGTTATGCCCTTGATTGTTCTATTCTAGGGGCCTCATGAGCATGGTGTTCTGACCGGTCTTTCCGTTGTGTACAGGTACATAGGCCTCATTTTGGCCATCCTATCAACGATGGCAATAGGTATGTATTCCTCTTGGAGGTTCATGCGAAGACCAGAATTGACCATATGCTAGGCACAAGTTTTGTTATTACCAAAAAGGTCCGTTTGCTTTCGTTAACGCTTTCAACTCTTCCCTCTCCGCCCGCCTATACTCTCCTCAGTTCGAGATTGGTAACTAACCAATTGCGTGCAGGGCTTAACGCATGCCTCCGAACAGCATGGATTCGAGGGAGAAGGATTCTCATATTTGAAAAGTCCGATTTGGTGGGGTGGTGTTATCACACGTACGAACACTCCTGCTGTTGGCTACCGACAGAGAAATATACGGAAGGGATATGGAGCTGACAGCGATCGGTAGTGGCCATTGGAGAAGTCGCGAATTTCGCAGCCTACGCTTTTGCGCCTGCGATCCTTGTTACCCCTTTGGGCGCATTGAGTGTCTTGATAGGGTAGGTGTTGTCCTCAAGTCGAGTGTGTTCTGTGCGACTGGCTGACGGAAGTGAAGTGCGGTCCTTGGTTCCTACTTCCTCAACGAGAAATTAGGCACATTGGGTAAAATGGGATGTGCTTTGTGTCTGCTGGGCTCCGTGGTGATTGTGCTTCACGCGCCTCCGGACAAACCCGTCGAGACAATCGAAGAAATTCTGCACTATGCCCTCCAACCAGGTATGTACAATCCTAATAACACGCGGCGCACAACTAACATCGGCTCCAACagggtttcttctctactGCCTTGCTGTTGCGATTTTCTCTACTGTCATGATCTACCGAGTTGCGCCGGTCTACGGCAAAAAAAATCCCCTCATCTTTATCTCCATCTGTTCCACCGTCGGCTCAGTCTCCGTCATGTCCGTTAAGGCTTTTGGCATTGCCTTGAAACTTACCCTTGGTGGCAACAACCAATTTACGCACGCATCAACCTACGTTTTCATGATTGTTACGGCTTTCTGTATCCTCACCCAGATGAACTATTTCAACAAGGCGTTGAACCAGTTTTCTACTTCGATGTAAGTAAGCTGGCGCCGTAACACAACCGCAGCTGACAATTTTCCTCCCCAGAGTCAATCCCCTTTATTATGTGACGTTCACGACGGCCACATTGTGCGCTTCCTTCATCCTTTTCAAAGGCTTCAACACGACCGATGCTGTCAACACGATTTCGTTGCTGTGCGGgtttctcatcatcttctccggcGTTTATCTTTTGAATCTCTCCCGACATGACCCGGACGGGCGGCAGATGCTGAACTCCAAGCTAGATGATGAAGGTGTGCCAACTGACGGAATCGCAAGCTTCCAAACCCGCCGGTCTATGCAGTCCCGTCGGAGCAACGAGCCTCATCGCCGAAGCTCGTCAAGCCTTGCCTTCCTGAATGGCAATGGAGATCGTGAAGGTCTGATTCACGCTTACGATGTGGAGAACCAAGCCTATGGGCTGTCAGAGTTGACTGAGGAAAGTGACGGAGAGCCAGGCCCCACGtataaaaacaaaagaagcgACGACCTAGAGCGCACCTCTCATCAACCCAATAAGCATGACGAGCGATAGTAGGACGGTCTGTCTTGGTATCTCTTTTCATTTGATCCGCTGGTTTTCATTTACGACGAGGTTACTGCTGTTAcgtttttcctttcttctttttgcttttcccccACTCGGTCATACGTTGCTATGGCCACCATTCGACCCAAGAATCTTGTTTTATGGCTGCATTGTACTTTTACTTCTCTTGAAGCGCAAGAAAATATACCAGGCTGAGGAACCAGGGATGCTCATGAGTCATTTGAACTGAATTGGacaaatttcttttttcttttttcttttttcttttctttttttctcctttgttttctttttctattcaTCTTTATTCCCCCCTCACACTTTGCCTTTCTGGCCCACTCCTCGACTGGAGTTCAAAGAGGAACAGTTGTCTGCGACAAACAGATTTGTATATACGCATCGTTGTCAATTTTGAGATAGATATTGTGCATTGTCTCTTTTGGGAATAATTTGTTGGTATTCGTCTGAGGACTCTTGTTAAAAGGGCCAACatagaagaagagaaagaaaaatcaaaaatataCATATATTGAGGGGAACGTGGGGTACCTGAACCGATGAAGTCAGCGAGTGGAGATCAGCTGCCCTTGTCCAAGCTAAGCTATATACCTTACATGACCTCCACTATTTTTTCCTCATGACATACTCTTGGCTTGCGGAGGGTTTCTTGCGAACGACGGTATGGACTATTAGTTTCATTGAATAATGCAAGCtcgaggaaagaaaacttgCGCCGGATTCGAGCCCCTCTCCTTCTGCACAGTCCCCGAAAACAACGCGATTCTCCGCCACCGCGACACCAATAACCGGCGAAATGCCAGCTTTGTTGCGAAAATTGTGTATCGTCGCCGCCGTTGATGGACTAATTCTCCAGGTTCCCGGGAACGGGTTGCGACACAATGGAAACAATGAATCTTCCTCAATACGGATTGACTATAAAACCGGCAGGGTCTCGTTCAATCCAACCTACCCCGCGGACCAAGATGAGCGTGATGAAGGGATGGAGGCTTTCGGCCTTGTTGGTGAGTAGGCTCTTGACCCTCATAGCCCCATGTATCCCCATGTCACTCGCTGTTACTGTCCTACCGGATTCTGCGTTGTTAACCGAATGGTACCAAAGGCCTTTTGACCGTTGCGTCATACTCCTTCCTTATCTCTGTAACTCAACGCCAACAAGTTGCACAAATCCAAGGAAAGCCTGTTTACTCTATTACCAATGTTGCTATCATTCCAACTTCGTCACAGGAAGATGCTAGCCGCGCAATTTTCCAGGCAAAAGAACAAATCTTGCAAGGTGAAGGTGGGCAAGATGAGACGGCTTCAGAGGAGAGTATAT from Aspergillus oryzae RIB40 DNA, chromosome 1 encodes the following:
- a CDS encoding DUF803 domain membrane protein (uncharacterized conserved protein) yields the protein MAIVAIGEVANFAAYAFAPAILVTPLGALSVLIGAVLGSYFLNEKLGTLGKMGCALCLLGSVVIVLHAPPDKPVETIEEILHYALQPGFLLYCLAVAIFSTVMIYRVAPVYGKKNPLIFISICSTVGSVSVMSVKAFGIALKLTLGGNNQFTHASTYVFMIVTAFCILTQMNYFNKALNQFSTSIVNPLYYVTFTTATLCASFILFKGFNTTDAVNTISLLCGFLIIFSGVYLLNLSRHDPDGRQMLNSKLDDEGVPTDGIASFQTRRSMQSRRSNEPHRRSSSSLAFLNGNGDREGLIHAYDVENQAYGLSELTEESDGEPGPTYKNKRSDDLERTSHQPNKHDER